Proteins encoded within one genomic window of Gallus gallus isolate bGalGal1 chromosome 1, bGalGal1.mat.broiler.GRCg7b, whole genome shotgun sequence:
- the PCP4 gene encoding calmodulin regulator protein PCP4 encodes MSERQGTGATNGKDKTSGENDGQKKVQEEFDIDMDAPETERAAVAIQSQFRKFQKKKAGSQS; translated from the exons AGACAAGGAACCGGAGctacaaatggaaaagataaGACATCTGGTGAGAACG ATGGACAAAAGAAAGTTCAAGAGGAATTTGACATAGACATGGATGCGCCAGAGACAGAGCGGGCGGCCGTGGCGATACAGTCCCAGTTCAGGaaattccagaagaaaaaagcgGGGTCCCAGTCCTAG